In Danaus plexippus chromosome 6, MEX_DaPlex, whole genome shotgun sequence, a single window of DNA contains:
- the LOC116779175 gene encoding protein shifted-like isoform X1, with protein sequence MDHDGRLRTVSQICMGSFACNRPYHRMMWRSASYMLRVVAGVALATSLALARRDYRDPDRQNADISLWIDERQVRMFSGISMQVFAIVNGNISPYVLDPNFSHKLPTIPSEVGYVNFTWRSKKRYYYNFDTLTSSDPKVLKPPLLSIKTQGRVPKMSKEFSIFLPCMGNVSGVATFEIGLVLKNGRGIPLKGTPLRLNLKKECAQRGVYLERTGPDPECDKKCANQGWCNSEKICQCPEGYMGQHCRTALCYPQCMNGGNCTAPGVCSCPPGYQGRHCEGGICSQKCLNGGKCIQKDTCECPKGYYGLHCEFSKCVIPCLNGGRCKGVNKCRCPAGLGGNHCEVGRRGGECARACRHGVCRAGVCRCEPGWRGRYCHRNYGGSKARDIRAEDQTQ encoded by the exons AATCTGCATGGGGTCATTCGCTTGCAACCGCCCTTATCACAGGAT GATGTGGCGATCAGCCTCGTACATGCTGCGTGTAGTGGCTGGAGTGGCGCTCGCCACTTCTCTCGCCCTGGCCCGCCGCGACTACCGCGACCCTGACAGGCAGAACGCGGACATCTCACTGTGGATCGACGAGAGACAGGTGCGGATGTTCAGCG GTATATCGATGCAAGTTTTCGCCATAGTGAACGGTAATATATCGCCGTACGTTCTGGATCCTAATTTCTCTCACAAGCTGCCAACGATACCCTCGGAGGTCGGCTACGTGAACTTCACGTGGAGGTCGAAGAAGAGATACTATTACAACTTCGATACATTAACTTCGTCAGACCCTAAAGTATTGAAACCTCCGCTCTTGTCTATCAAAACACAGGGCCGAGTGCCTAAAATGTCTAAAG AGTTCAGTATATTTCTGCCATGTATGGGCAATGTGAGTGGTGTGGCAACGTTTGAGATAGGGTTAGTGCTTAAAAACGGTAGAGGCATCCCCTTGAAAGGGACGCCCTTGAGGTTGAACCTAAAGAAGGAATGCGCACAGAGAGGTGTGTATTTAGAAAGGACAG GACCGGATCCGGAATGCGATAAAAAATGCGCGAACCAGGGCTGGTGTAACAGTGAGAAGATCTGCCAATGTCCCGAGGGGTACATGGGACAGCATTGTAGGACCGCTCTCTGTTACCCGCAGTGTATGAACGGGGGTAACTGTACTGCGCCCGGGGTCTGCTCCTGTCCCCCCGGCTACCAGGGACGGCATTGCGAAGGAG GTATATGTtcacaaaaatgtttaaacgGCGGCAAATGTATTCAGAAGGACACCTGCGAATGTCCCAAAGGATACTACGGTTTACACTGCGAGTTCT CAAAGTGTGTGATCCCTTGCCTTAACGGGGGTCGTTGTAAGGGTGTGAACAAGTGCCGTTGTCCGGCCGGCCTCGGGGGGAATCACTGTGAGGTGGGGAGACGTGGGGGGGAGTGTGCCCGCGCCTGCAGACACGGCGTGTGCCGGGCGGGAGTATGCCGCTGTGAGCCCGGCTGGAGGGGACGATACTGTCATCGTAACTATGGTGGGTCAAAGGCGAGAGATATTCGAGCTGAAGACCAAACTCAGTAA
- the LOC116779177 gene encoding 5-demethoxyubiquinone hydroxylase, mitochondrial: MLRPTPILRHARGAHSATWKKNPHLDSIIRVDHAGELGADRIYAGQMAVLGNTKEGPLIKHMWDQEIKHREKFEELISKYRVRPTIMTPIWNIAGFALGAGTALLGKEAAMACTVAVETVIVDHYNDQLRTLMEDPNVDKDILQTITKFRDEEQEHHDTGLDHGAEQAPFYKALTEVIKTGCKVAISISKKI, encoded by the exons ATGTTGCGGCCGACACCAATACTGAGACATGCGAGGGGAGCTCACTCCGCCACGTGGAAGAAGAATCCTCAC TTGGATTCTATTATCCGCGTCGACCACGCGGGTGAGTTGGGTGCTGACAGGATCTACGCGGGGCAGATGGCAGTGTTAGGGAACACCAAGGAGGGCCCGCTCATAAAACACATGTGGGACCAAGAGATCAAGCACAGGGAGAAATTCGAGGAACTCATCTCCAAGTACAGAGTCAGGCCGACCATCATGACGCCCATATGGAATATAGCTGGATTCGCGCTCGGAGCTG gCACAGCACTGCTAGGTAAAGAAGCAGCGATGGCGTGCACTGTGGCAGTGGAAACCGTTATAGTGGACCATTACAACGACCAGCTCAGAACACTGATGGAGGATCCCAACGTCGACAAGGACATCCTGCAGACGATCACCAAGTTCAGGGACGAGGAACAGGAACACCACGACACAGGCCTCGACCACGGAGCGGAACAGGCGCCGTTTTATAAAGCACTCACCGAAGTCATTAAAACCGGATGTAAAGTCGCCATCAGCATATCCaagaagatataa
- the LOC116779175 gene encoding protein shifted-like isoform X4: MWRSASYMLRVVAGVALATSLALARRDYRDPDRQNADISLWIDERQVRMFSGISMQVFAIVNGNISPYVLDPNFSHKLPTIPSEVGYVNFTWRSKKRYYYNFDTLTSSDPKVLKPPLLSIKTQGRVPKMSKEFSIFLPCMGNVSGVATFEIGLVLKNGRGIPLKGTPLRLNLKKECAQRGVYLERTGPDPECDKKCANQGWCNSEKICQCPEGYMGQHCRTALCYPQCMNGGNCTAPGVCSCPPGYQGRHCEGGICSQKCLNGGKCIQKDTCECPKGYYGLHCEFSKCVIPCLNGGRCKGVNKCRCPAGLGGNHCEVGRRGGECARACRHGVCRAGVCRCEPGWRGRYCHRNYGGSKARDIRAEDQTQ, from the exons ATGTGGCGATCAGCCTCGTACATGCTGCGTGTAGTGGCTGGAGTGGCGCTCGCCACTTCTCTCGCCCTGGCCCGCCGCGACTACCGCGACCCTGACAGGCAGAACGCGGACATCTCACTGTGGATCGACGAGAGACAGGTGCGGATGTTCAGCG GTATATCGATGCAAGTTTTCGCCATAGTGAACGGTAATATATCGCCGTACGTTCTGGATCCTAATTTCTCTCACAAGCTGCCAACGATACCCTCGGAGGTCGGCTACGTGAACTTCACGTGGAGGTCGAAGAAGAGATACTATTACAACTTCGATACATTAACTTCGTCAGACCCTAAAGTATTGAAACCTCCGCTCTTGTCTATCAAAACACAGGGCCGAGTGCCTAAAATGTCTAAAG AGTTCAGTATATTTCTGCCATGTATGGGCAATGTGAGTGGTGTGGCAACGTTTGAGATAGGGTTAGTGCTTAAAAACGGTAGAGGCATCCCCTTGAAAGGGACGCCCTTGAGGTTGAACCTAAAGAAGGAATGCGCACAGAGAGGTGTGTATTTAGAAAGGACAG GACCGGATCCGGAATGCGATAAAAAATGCGCGAACCAGGGCTGGTGTAACAGTGAGAAGATCTGCCAATGTCCCGAGGGGTACATGGGACAGCATTGTAGGACCGCTCTCTGTTACCCGCAGTGTATGAACGGGGGTAACTGTACTGCGCCCGGGGTCTGCTCCTGTCCCCCCGGCTACCAGGGACGGCATTGCGAAGGAG GTATATGTtcacaaaaatgtttaaacgGCGGCAAATGTATTCAGAAGGACACCTGCGAATGTCCCAAAGGATACTACGGTTTACACTGCGAGTTCT CAAAGTGTGTGATCCCTTGCCTTAACGGGGGTCGTTGTAAGGGTGTGAACAAGTGCCGTTGTCCGGCCGGCCTCGGGGGGAATCACTGTGAGGTGGGGAGACGTGGGGGGGAGTGTGCCCGCGCCTGCAGACACGGCGTGTGCCGGGCGGGAGTATGCCGCTGTGAGCCCGGCTGGAGGGGACGATACTGTCATCGTAACTATGGTGGGTCAAAGGCGAGAGATATTCGAGCTGAAGACCAAACTCAGTAA
- the LOC116779175 gene encoding protein shifted-like isoform X2: protein MDHDGRLRTVSQICMGSFACNRPYHRMMWRSASYMLRVVAGVALATSLALARRDYRDPDRQNADISLWIDERQVRMFSGISMQVFAIVNGNISPYVLDPNFSHKLPTIPSEVGYVNFTWRSKKRYYYNFDTLTSSDPKVLKPPLLSIKTQGRVPKMSKEFSIFLPCMGNVSGVATFEIGLVLKNGRGIPLKGTPLRLNLKKECAQRGVYLERTGPDPECDKKCANQGWCNSEKICQCPEGYMGQHCRTALCYPQCMNGGNCTAPGVCSCPPGYQGRHCEGGICSQKCLNGGKCIQKDTCECPKGYYGLHCEFSKCVIPCLNGGRCKGVNKCRCPAGLGGNHCEVGRRGGECARACRHGVCRAGVCRCEPGWRGRYCHRNYGSSEESGELKRPR from the exons AATCTGCATGGGGTCATTCGCTTGCAACCGCCCTTATCACAGGAT GATGTGGCGATCAGCCTCGTACATGCTGCGTGTAGTGGCTGGAGTGGCGCTCGCCACTTCTCTCGCCCTGGCCCGCCGCGACTACCGCGACCCTGACAGGCAGAACGCGGACATCTCACTGTGGATCGACGAGAGACAGGTGCGGATGTTCAGCG GTATATCGATGCAAGTTTTCGCCATAGTGAACGGTAATATATCGCCGTACGTTCTGGATCCTAATTTCTCTCACAAGCTGCCAACGATACCCTCGGAGGTCGGCTACGTGAACTTCACGTGGAGGTCGAAGAAGAGATACTATTACAACTTCGATACATTAACTTCGTCAGACCCTAAAGTATTGAAACCTCCGCTCTTGTCTATCAAAACACAGGGCCGAGTGCCTAAAATGTCTAAAG AGTTCAGTATATTTCTGCCATGTATGGGCAATGTGAGTGGTGTGGCAACGTTTGAGATAGGGTTAGTGCTTAAAAACGGTAGAGGCATCCCCTTGAAAGGGACGCCCTTGAGGTTGAACCTAAAGAAGGAATGCGCACAGAGAGGTGTGTATTTAGAAAGGACAG GACCGGATCCGGAATGCGATAAAAAATGCGCGAACCAGGGCTGGTGTAACAGTGAGAAGATCTGCCAATGTCCCGAGGGGTACATGGGACAGCATTGTAGGACCGCTCTCTGTTACCCGCAGTGTATGAACGGGGGTAACTGTACTGCGCCCGGGGTCTGCTCCTGTCCCCCCGGCTACCAGGGACGGCATTGCGAAGGAG GTATATGTtcacaaaaatgtttaaacgGCGGCAAATGTATTCAGAAGGACACCTGCGAATGTCCCAAAGGATACTACGGTTTACACTGCGAGTTCT CAAAGTGTGTGATCCCTTGCCTTAACGGGGGTCGTTGTAAGGGTGTGAACAAGTGCCGTTGTCCGGCCGGCCTCGGGGGGAATCACTGTGAGGTGGGGAGACGTGGGGGGGAGTGTGCCCGCGCCTGCAGACACGGCGTGTGCCGGGCGGGAGTATGCCGCTGTGAGCCCGGCTGGAGGGGACGATACTGTCATCGTAACTATG
- the LOC116779175 gene encoding protein shifted-like isoform X3 has translation MDHDGRLRTVSQICMGSFACNRPYHRMMWRSASYMLRVVAGVALATSLALARRDYRDPDRQNADISLWIDERQVRMFSGISMQVFAIVNGNISPYVLDPNFSHKLPTIPSEVGYVNFTWRSKKRYYYNFDTLTSSDPKVLKPPLLSIKTQGRVPKMSKEFSIFLPCMGNVSGVATFEIGLVLKNGRGIPLKGTPLRLNLKKECAQRGPDPECDKKCANQGWCNSEKICQCPEGYMGQHCRTALCYPQCMNGGNCTAPGVCSCPPGYQGRHCEGGICSQKCLNGGKCIQKDTCECPKGYYGLHCEFSKCVIPCLNGGRCKGVNKCRCPAGLGGNHCEVGRRGGECARACRHGVCRAGVCRCEPGWRGRYCHRNYGGSKARDIRAEDQTQ, from the exons AATCTGCATGGGGTCATTCGCTTGCAACCGCCCTTATCACAGGAT GATGTGGCGATCAGCCTCGTACATGCTGCGTGTAGTGGCTGGAGTGGCGCTCGCCACTTCTCTCGCCCTGGCCCGCCGCGACTACCGCGACCCTGACAGGCAGAACGCGGACATCTCACTGTGGATCGACGAGAGACAGGTGCGGATGTTCAGCG GTATATCGATGCAAGTTTTCGCCATAGTGAACGGTAATATATCGCCGTACGTTCTGGATCCTAATTTCTCTCACAAGCTGCCAACGATACCCTCGGAGGTCGGCTACGTGAACTTCACGTGGAGGTCGAAGAAGAGATACTATTACAACTTCGATACATTAACTTCGTCAGACCCTAAAGTATTGAAACCTCCGCTCTTGTCTATCAAAACACAGGGCCGAGTGCCTAAAATGTCTAAAG AGTTCAGTATATTTCTGCCATGTATGGGCAATGTGAGTGGTGTGGCAACGTTTGAGATAGGGTTAGTGCTTAAAAACGGTAGAGGCATCCCCTTGAAAGGGACGCCCTTGAGGTTGAACCTAAAGAAGGAATGCGCACAGAGAG GACCGGATCCGGAATGCGATAAAAAATGCGCGAACCAGGGCTGGTGTAACAGTGAGAAGATCTGCCAATGTCCCGAGGGGTACATGGGACAGCATTGTAGGACCGCTCTCTGTTACCCGCAGTGTATGAACGGGGGTAACTGTACTGCGCCCGGGGTCTGCTCCTGTCCCCCCGGCTACCAGGGACGGCATTGCGAAGGAG GTATATGTtcacaaaaatgtttaaacgGCGGCAAATGTATTCAGAAGGACACCTGCGAATGTCCCAAAGGATACTACGGTTTACACTGCGAGTTCT CAAAGTGTGTGATCCCTTGCCTTAACGGGGGTCGTTGTAAGGGTGTGAACAAGTGCCGTTGTCCGGCCGGCCTCGGGGGGAATCACTGTGAGGTGGGGAGACGTGGGGGGGAGTGTGCCCGCGCCTGCAGACACGGCGTGTGCCGGGCGGGAGTATGCCGCTGTGAGCCCGGCTGGAGGGGACGATACTGTCATCGTAACTATGGTGGGTCAAAGGCGAGAGATATTCGAGCTGAAGACCAAACTCAGTAA